The Arachis ipaensis cultivar K30076 chromosome B07, Araip1.1, whole genome shotgun sequence genome includes a window with the following:
- the LOC107609470 gene encoding receptor-like protein 12 yields the protein MMGCFTLSLLLLLLLLVDTPSSTCSSVLPLCNHHDNSNLLQFKNSFSINPSLYKDGWWSEEMGIYCSSYPKTVSWNNNTDCCEWDGVTCDTKSGHVIGLDLSCSMLEGEFHPNSTLFHLTHLQQLNLAFNNFSNSPIYPGIGNLVSLTHLNLSTSALAGDIPSTISHLSKLLSLDLSYNYELTLDESTWSRLIGNTTNMEELVLNVIDMSSIRETSLSLLMNFTSSLLFLNLAYTELHGRFPTGILGLPNLEELSLYVNEDLKVELPKSNWSTPLRYLDLSYTVFSGEIPDSISHLKSLNQLRLQFCRFDGLIPVSLWNLTQLTQLDLSGNRFHGEIPSLLSNLKHLTYLDLSHNTFSGHIPDVFDNFTKLHTLQLSSNSLGGQLPSSLFDLTQLSYLSLSFNQLIGPIPSKNATLSKLEILDLANNFINGTIPDWCYSLSSLRDLDLSMNQLTGPISKFSTYSLEYLVLSHNKFQGDFPNSIFEFLKNLTHLDMSSNDLSGLVDFFHFSKLKNLYFLDFSNNKFLSVDINSRVDYVLPKLDILYFSSCSVTVFPPFLAKLQNLRNLDLSNNKIHGKIPNWFSDNLLHTWKSMNFIDLSFNQLQGDLPIPANGTDYFAVSNNNFTGGIPSTLSLSTQLIFSHNHLSGTIPSMFCNATFLDALILSHNHLSGVIPQCLGALPDLTILDLQVNNLHGNIPTNFSQDYNFQTIKLNNNQLDGSLPRSLSNCIMLEVLDLAENNLEDVFPSWLEGLQELQVLSLRANKFHGTITSFGAKDPFPKLRIFDVSNNKFSGPLPTSFFENFQGMKDLSNGTHHPRGLLYMHSSSGAAYNDSVVVIIKGQSTELVRILTTFTTIDLSNNMFEGEIPHVIGELSSLKGLNLSHNKISGTIPQTLGNLTSLEWLDFSWNQLKGEIPMALTNLNFLAVLNLSENQLKGMIPTGKQFNTFQNDSYRGNPMLCGFPLSKSCDNDKEQPPSVFAEAKESLFGWKSVAVGYGCGVVFGMFLGRLFIKTAKPLWLARLLCGYT from the coding sequence ATGATGGGGTGTTTTACTCTCtcgttgcttcttcttcttcttcttcttgttgatacTCCATCTTCCACTTGTTCATCGGTGTTGCCACTATGCAACCACCATGACAACTCAAACCTGCTCCAATTCAAGAACTCATTTTCCATCAACCCTTCATTGTACAAAGACGGGTGGTGGAGTGAGGAGATGGGGATTTATTGTTCATCTTATCCCAAGACAGTATCCTGGAACAACAATACTGATTGTTGCGAGTGGGATGGTGTCACGTGCGACACCAAGTCAGGGCACGTGATTGGGCTTGACCTGAGTTGCAGCATGCTTGAAGGCGAGTTTCATCCCAACAGCACACTCTTCCATCTGACGCATCTTCAACAACTCAACCTTGCCTTCAATAACTTCTCCAACTCTCCAATATATCCTGGAATTGGTAATCTTGTGAGTCTCACCCATCTCAATCTATCCACTTCAGCATTGGCTGGTGATATTCCGTCCACAATCTCACACTTGTCTAAATTACTCTCACTTGATCTCTCGTATAATTATGAACTGACACTTGATGAATCCACATGGAGCAGACTCATTGGTAACACCACTAACATGGAAGAGCTGGTTCTAAATGTCATAGACATGTCTTCTATCAGAGAAACTTCATTGTCTTTGCTAATGAATTTCACATCCTCTTTGTTGTTCCTAAATCTTGCTTATACTGAATTGCATGGAAGATTTCCAACTGGCATACTTGGTTTACCTAATCTTGAAGAACTAAGTTTGTATGTCAATGAAGATCTGAAAGTTGAACTTCCAAAGTCTAATTGGAGCACTCCTCTAAGGTACTTGGATCTCTCTTACACAGTATTCTCAGGAGAAATACCTGATTCCATTTCCCATTTGAAGTCTCTTAACCAACTACGGCTACAGTTTTGCCGATTTGATGGGTTAATTCCTGTGTCTTTGTGGAACCTCACTCAACTAACACAGTTGGACCTTTCAGGAAATAGATTTCATGGTGAGATTCCATCTTTGCTTTCAAACCTCAAACATCTCACCTACTTAGATCTTAGTCATAATACATTCAGTGGTCACATCCCAGATGTGTTCGACAACTTCACTAAATTACATACCTTGCAACTTTCTTCTAACAGTCTAGGAGGCCAACTGCCATCATCATTATTTGATCTAACTCAACTTTCTTACTTAAGTCTGTCTTTTAATCAATTAATCGGCCCAATTCCAAGCAAAAATGCCACACTTTCAAAACTAGAAATACTAGATTTGGCTAATAACTTTATAAATGGGACAATTCCAGATTGGTGCTATTCTTTGTCTTCATTGAGAGATCTAGATCTTAGCATGAACCAACTCACAGGGCCAATTAGCAAATTCTCCACTTATTCATTGGAATATTTAGTTCTCTCTCATAACAAATTTCAAGGTGATTTTCCAAATTCGATCTTTGAATTTCTAAAAAATCTCACTCATTTGGATATGTCATCAAATGACTTGAGTGGTCTTGTGGacttttttcatttttcaaaattgaaaaatttatattttcttgatttTTCTAACAATAAATTTCTTTCTGTTGATATTAATAGTAGAGTTGACTATGTCTTACCCAAACTTGAcattttatatttctcttcttgtAGTGTTACTGTTTTTCCTCCATTCCTAGCTAAACTACAAAATCTAAGAAATTTAGATCTTTCTAACAATAAAATCCATGGAAAGATTCCCAATTGGTTTAGTGATAATCTCTTGCACACATGGAAGAGCATGAACTTTATTGACCTCAGTTTCAACCAGCTGCAAGGAGATCTTCCAATTCCAGCAAATGGCACCGATTACTTTGCAGTTTCAAACAACAACTTCACAGGAGGCATTCCTTCAACATTGTCCCTCAGTACACAACTCATCTTTTCTCACAATCACTTGTCTGGCACCATTCCTTCAATGTTTTGCAATGCAACCTTCCTCGATGCACTCATCTTGTCTCACAACCACTTGTCTGGCGTGATTCCACAATGCTTGGGAGCACTTCCTGATCTCACAATTTTGGATCTTCAAGTGAACAACCTTCATGGAAACATACCTACAAATTTTTCTCAAGACTACAACTTTCAAACAATAAAGTTAAACAACAACCAACTGGACGGTTCGTTACCAAGGTCTTTGTCTAACTGCATCATGTTGGAAGTTTTGGATCTTGCAGAAAATAACTTAGAGGATGTGTTTCCTAGTTGGCTAGAAGGTCTTCAGGAGTTACAAGTACTCAGTTTAAGAGCAAATAAGTTTCATGGTACCATCACTAGTTTCGGTGCCAAAGATCCATTTCCAAAGTTGAGAATATTTGATGTTTCCAACAACAAATTCAGCGGCCCTTTGCCAACCTCGTTCTTTGAGAATTTTCAAGGAATGAAGGATCTGAGTAATGGTACTCATCATCCTCGTGGTTTGTTATACATGCATAGCAGCTCCGGTGCTGCGTACAATGATTCTGTAGTGGTTATTATCAAAGGTCAGTCCACAGAGCTAGTGAGAATATTAACCACTTTTACAACTATAGacttatcaaataacatgtttgaAGGAGAAATCCCACATGTCATTGGAGAATTAAGTTCTCTCAAAGGGCTTAATCTTTCTCACAATAAAATCAGTGGTACGATTCCACAAACTTTGGGAAATTTGACAAGTTTGGAATGGTTAGACTTCTCATGGAACCAATTAAAAGGTGAGATTCCTATGGCTTTGACCAATTTGAATTTTCTGGCTGTCTTGAACCTTTCTGAAAACCAGTTGAAGGGAATGATACCAACAGGAAAACAGTTCAATACATTTCAAAATGATTCCTATAGAGGAAACCCAATGCTTTGTGGATTCCCTTTGTCAAAGTCATGCGACAATGACAAAGAACAACCACCTTCAGTGTTTGCTGAGGCAAAAGAATCATTATTTGGGTGGAAGTCAGTTGCAGTGGGATATGGATGCGGAGTGGTATTTGGGATGTTCCTTGGAAGGTTGTTTATCAAAACTGCGAAGCCCTTATGGCTTGCCAGACTTCTTTGTGGTTATACTTAA